In Rubrivirga marina, the following are encoded in one genomic region:
- a CDS encoding RagB/SusD family nutrient uptake outer membrane protein, translated as MNTLSTRARAALLGALLAPVFGLAGCTDLTVDPYSAVTPENFYQTETEVIAALSPVYSQLRATLWAYHNLSQVSSDETIVPTRGGDWGDGGRWLDMHRHTWSPSLVDLNDAWTASFAGVARANSLLRDLEPLDVPNKAGIVAEVRGLRAFYYYTLLDLFGNVPLIGDEEGEYSVDPDDLPPTETRETVFNFVVSELQAVRTELPVAGAGNGGRFSQGAADAILANLFINAPVFTGTVTASGLQPGAPRYQDAIDAATRVINGPYALNQGLEAWYSQFGPNNQNNAEAVFVVQHLPQDGYGLNFAHRWGHYNSFAGGGWNGFATIADTYNAFSEDDPRRVIFLQGQAYNQDQCDPAGIRDRECTAEDAINNRAGQPLIFTVDYPNGVNGAATEANGVRINKFNVDPDRGPNGNHGNDYAYFRLGEMYLIRAEARLRSGDAGGALTDVNALRARVGAPTLTSIDLDGLLAERLFELTYEARRRQDLVRFGRFTDAWSFKDASQGYRVLFPIPQIQIDASDGLLQQNAGY; from the coding sequence ATGAACACGCTTTCCACCCGCGCGCGCGCTGCGCTCCTCGGAGCGCTCCTCGCGCCCGTCTTCGGGCTGGCGGGCTGCACCGACCTCACGGTCGACCCGTACAGCGCCGTCACGCCGGAGAACTTCTACCAAACCGAGACCGAGGTCATCGCCGCGCTCTCGCCGGTCTACTCGCAGCTCCGGGCTACGCTCTGGGCCTACCACAACCTGAGCCAGGTCTCGTCCGACGAGACCATCGTCCCGACGCGAGGCGGCGACTGGGGCGACGGCGGCCGGTGGCTCGACATGCACCGTCACACCTGGAGCCCGTCGCTCGTCGACCTCAACGACGCCTGGACGGCGTCCTTCGCGGGCGTGGCCCGGGCCAACAGCCTCCTCCGCGACCTCGAGCCGCTCGACGTCCCCAACAAGGCCGGCATCGTCGCCGAGGTCCGCGGGCTCCGGGCGTTCTACTACTACACGCTCCTCGACCTCTTCGGCAACGTCCCGCTCATCGGCGACGAGGAGGGCGAGTACTCCGTCGACCCGGACGACCTCCCGCCGACGGAGACGCGCGAGACCGTGTTCAACTTCGTCGTTAGCGAGCTCCAGGCGGTCCGGACGGAGCTGCCTGTGGCCGGCGCCGGCAACGGCGGCCGGTTCTCGCAGGGCGCGGCCGACGCGATCCTGGCCAACCTGTTCATCAACGCCCCGGTCTTCACGGGGACGGTCACGGCCAGCGGGCTCCAGCCCGGCGCGCCTCGCTACCAGGACGCCATCGACGCGGCCACCCGCGTGATCAACGGGCCGTATGCGCTCAACCAGGGGCTCGAGGCGTGGTACAGTCAGTTCGGCCCGAACAACCAGAACAACGCGGAGGCCGTCTTCGTCGTCCAGCACCTCCCGCAGGACGGCTACGGCCTCAACTTCGCCCACCGCTGGGGCCACTACAACTCGTTCGCGGGCGGCGGCTGGAACGGCTTCGCCACGATCGCCGACACGTACAACGCGTTCTCCGAGGACGACCCGCGCCGCGTGATCTTCCTCCAGGGCCAGGCCTACAACCAGGACCAGTGTGACCCGGCGGGCATCCGGGACCGCGAGTGCACGGCCGAGGACGCCATCAACAACCGCGCGGGCCAGCCCCTCATCTTCACCGTTGACTACCCGAACGGCGTCAACGGCGCGGCGACGGAGGCGAATGGCGTCCGGATCAACAAGTTCAACGTGGACCCGGACCGCGGGCCGAACGGCAACCACGGCAACGACTACGCCTACTTCCGCCTCGGCGAGATGTACCTGATCCGGGCCGAGGCCCGGCTCCGGAGCGGCGACGCCGGCGGCGCGCTCACCGACGTGAACGCGCTTCGGGCCCGCGTCGGCGCGCCGACGCTCACCTCGATCGACCTCGACGGCCTCCTCGCCGAGCGGCTCTTCGAGCTGACCTACGAGGCGCGGCGGCGCCAGGACCTCGTCCGGTTCGGCCGGTTCACCGACGCCTGGTCGTTCAAGGACGCCAGCCAGGGGTACCGCGTGCTGTTCCCGATCCCGCAGATCCAGATCGACGCCTCGGACGGCCTTCTCCAGCAGAACGCGGGGTACTAA
- a CDS encoding VCBS repeat-containing protein, which yields MRPLPLLCLLAALGLGACAGGASDDALFSSLPAEETGLAFENRIEESQDVNVFTYRNFFNGGGVGVGDLDGDGRPDVYLTANQGPNRLFLNRTEAGGPIRFEDVTEAAGVEGAHAWSTGVSVADVDGDGRLDLYVSNAGNVDGDDRANELFRNLGPGPDGVPRFEDVAEAWGVADEGTSTHGAFFDADSDGDLDLYVLNNSFRPVSSFGLRNIRDERHEGGGDKLYRNDAAPGEAPRFVDVSEEAGVYGSEIAFGLGVTLGDVDDDGDLDVYVSNDFFERDYLYLNRGDGTFAETLEESMPTISLSSMGADMADLTGDGRPEVFVVDMLPWDDDRLKQSSSYEGHNLYRAKVANGYHHQFMRNTLQRNEGAAGPGASPAFSEIASLAGVADTDWSWAALFADLDLDARPDLYVTNGILRDVTDQDYIAFLADTQTREAMATGDGVDYLALSEEMPSTPLENLAFANVSVGDSVAFRRAPEWGLNEASYSNGAATADFDGDGDLDLVVNNVNAPASFYLNHAVERFPERRSLSIALEGEGGNTGGIGAKVAVWNEGRVQVREAVPTRGFQSSVSPVLHVGLGEATEADSVVVRWPGGRMQALAGVPAGALTLRQVEATGAARPLVAPAQGGVLFRDVTAEVAPDWRHQENATMDFDRELLMPRAYSEEGPAVAVGDVDGDGLDDLFLGGATGQPGVLWVQRGGRFALTTPTAFQDDAEAEDVAAAFLDADADGDLDLYVGSGGYEPAAAAPVLRDRLYLNDGAGGFEAAPEGAVPSLTESTGTVAAADWDGDGDTDLFVGAAIVPGAYGVTPRSALLRNDGRPGAPRFVDVTRSAAPGLDAVGMVAGAVFADLDGDGDHDLATASEWRPIAIWTNDSGRFTSAPVAGTSGLWQRLAAADLDGDGDEDLVAANWGLNSRFHASAEEPMRLHLGDFDSNGQTDPLISVVNRSRSLPFALRNELTKQLPSLKGEYLTPSTYVGKRVEDLLTPSQLELATVSEVSELATVVLLNEGGSWSVRRLPFEAQLAPMTAALPLDADGDGALDLLLAGNRDGLKPDLGRQASSLGAFLRGDGAGRFQTVPASGFRLTGEVRGLVRLGTPSGDVVVAVRNDAAPVVFAMGPAPAPLASR from the coding sequence ATGCGCCCCCTGCCCCTGCTCTGCCTCCTCGCCGCCCTCGGCCTCGGCGCGTGCGCCGGGGGAGCGAGCGACGACGCCCTGTTCTCGTCGTTGCCGGCCGAGGAGACCGGGCTCGCGTTCGAGAACCGGATCGAGGAGAGCCAGGACGTCAACGTCTTCACCTACCGCAACTTCTTCAACGGCGGCGGGGTCGGCGTCGGCGACCTCGACGGCGACGGGCGACCAGACGTGTACCTCACGGCCAACCAGGGACCGAACCGGCTGTTTCTGAATCGGACGGAGGCGGGCGGCCCCATCCGGTTTGAGGATGTCACCGAGGCCGCCGGAGTGGAGGGCGCCCACGCCTGGAGCACCGGCGTGTCCGTGGCCGACGTGGACGGCGACGGCCGGCTCGACCTCTACGTCTCCAACGCCGGCAACGTCGACGGCGACGACCGGGCCAACGAGCTCTTCCGCAACCTCGGGCCGGGGCCCGACGGCGTCCCGCGCTTCGAGGACGTGGCCGAGGCGTGGGGCGTGGCCGACGAGGGGACCTCGACGCACGGCGCGTTCTTCGACGCCGACAGCGATGGCGACCTCGACCTCTACGTCCTCAACAACTCGTTCCGGCCCGTCTCGTCGTTCGGCCTCCGCAACATCCGCGACGAGCGGCACGAGGGCGGCGGCGACAAGCTGTACCGCAACGACGCGGCGCCGGGCGAGGCGCCCCGCTTCGTCGACGTGAGTGAGGAGGCCGGCGTCTACGGCTCCGAGATCGCCTTCGGCCTCGGCGTCACGCTGGGCGACGTGGACGACGACGGCGACCTCGACGTCTACGTCTCGAACGACTTCTTCGAGCGCGACTACCTCTACCTCAACCGCGGCGACGGCACGTTCGCCGAGACCCTCGAAGAGTCGATGCCGACGATCAGCCTGTCGTCGATGGGCGCCGACATGGCGGACCTCACGGGCGACGGCCGGCCCGAGGTGTTCGTGGTCGACATGCTGCCGTGGGACGACGACCGGCTCAAGCAGTCGTCGAGCTACGAGGGCCACAACCTGTACCGCGCGAAGGTGGCCAACGGGTACCACCACCAGTTCATGCGCAACACGCTCCAGCGGAACGAGGGCGCAGCCGGGCCGGGTGCCAGCCCCGCGTTCTCCGAGATCGCCAGCCTCGCGGGCGTCGCCGACACCGACTGGAGCTGGGCCGCCCTCTTCGCCGACCTCGACCTCGACGCGCGGCCCGACCTCTACGTCACCAACGGCATCCTCCGCGACGTGACGGACCAGGACTACATCGCCTTCCTCGCCGACACGCAGACGCGCGAGGCCATGGCGACCGGCGACGGCGTCGACTACCTCGCGCTGTCGGAGGAGATGCCCTCGACGCCGCTCGAGAACCTCGCCTTCGCCAACGTCTCCGTCGGTGACTCCGTCGCGTTCCGGCGGGCGCCCGAGTGGGGGCTCAACGAGGCGAGCTACTCCAACGGCGCCGCCACGGCCGACTTCGACGGCGACGGCGACCTCGACCTCGTCGTCAACAACGTCAACGCCCCGGCCTCCTTCTATCTCAACCACGCGGTCGAGCGGTTCCCGGAGCGGCGGTCGCTCTCGATCGCTTTGGAGGGCGAGGGCGGCAACACGGGCGGGATCGGGGCCAAGGTGGCCGTCTGGAACGAGGGGCGAGTCCAGGTCCGCGAGGCGGTCCCGACGCGGGGCTTCCAGTCGAGCGTGAGCCCGGTCCTCCACGTCGGCCTCGGCGAGGCCACCGAGGCGGACTCGGTCGTCGTCCGCTGGCCGGGAGGGCGGATGCAGGCGCTCGCGGGCGTGCCGGCCGGCGCGCTCACGCTCCGCCAGGTCGAGGCGACGGGCGCTGCCCGTCCGCTCGTGGCGCCGGCCCAAGGCGGTGTCCTCTTCCGTGACGTGACGGCCGAGGTCGCGCCCGACTGGCGGCATCAGGAGAACGCGACCATGGACTTCGACCGCGAGCTGCTCATGCCGCGGGCGTACTCCGAGGAAGGCCCGGCCGTGGCCGTCGGCGACGTGGACGGCGACGGGCTCGACGACCTCTTCCTCGGCGGCGCGACGGGCCAGCCGGGCGTCCTGTGGGTGCAGCGCGGCGGGCGGTTCGCGCTCACCACCCCCACAGCCTTCCAAGACGACGCCGAGGCGGAGGACGTCGCCGCAGCCTTCCTCGACGCCGACGCCGACGGCGACCTCGATCTCTACGTCGGCTCCGGCGGCTACGAGCCCGCCGCCGCTGCGCCCGTCCTCCGCGACCGGCTCTATCTCAACGACGGCGCGGGCGGGTTCGAGGCCGCGCCTGAGGGCGCCGTCCCGAGCCTCACCGAGAGCACCGGCACCGTCGCCGCGGCCGACTGGGACGGCGACGGCGACACCGACCTGTTCGTGGGTGCGGCGATCGTGCCGGGCGCCTACGGCGTGACGCCCCGCAGCGCGCTGCTTCGGAATGACGGCCGGCCGGGAGCCCCGCGCTTCGTCGACGTGACGCGGAGCGCCGCGCCCGGCCTCGACGCCGTCGGCATGGTGGCCGGCGCGGTGTTCGCCGACCTCGACGGGGACGGCGATCACGACCTCGCGACCGCCTCAGAGTGGCGGCCGATCGCTATCTGGACGAACGACTCTGGCCGGTTCACGTCGGCGCCCGTCGCCGGCACGTCCGGCCTCTGGCAGCGCCTCGCCGCGGCCGACCTCGACGGCGACGGCGACGAGGACCTCGTCGCCGCCAACTGGGGCCTCAACAGCCGCTTCCACGCCAGCGCCGAGGAGCCCATGCGGCTCCACCTCGGCGACTTCGACTCGAACGGCCAGACGGACCCGCTGATCTCCGTGGTCAACCGCAGCCGGAGCCTCCCCTTCGCCCTCCGCAACGAGCTCACGAAGCAGCTTCCCAGCCTCAAAGGCGAATACCTCACGCCGAGCACCTACGTCGGCAAGCGGGTCGAGGACCTCCTGACGCCGTCGCAGCTCGAGTTGGCGACGGTCTCGGAGGTATCCGAACTGGCGACGGTCGTCCTCCTCAACGAGGGCGGGTCGTGGAGCGTCCGGCGGCTCCCGTTCGAGGCCCAGCTCGCCCCGATGACGGCCGCGCTCCCGCTCGACGCCGACGGTGACGGCGCGCTCGACCTCCTGCTCGCGGGCAACCGCGACGGGCTCAAGCCCGACCTCGGCCGGCAGGCCTCGTCGCTCGGCGCGTTCCTGCGCGGCGACGGGGCCGGCCGCTTCCAGACCGTCCCGGCCAGCGGCTTCCGCCTGACCGGCGAGGTCCGCGGCCTCGTCCGCCTCGGGACGCCGTCGGGCGACGTCGTCGTGGCCGTCCGCAACGACGCCGCGCCCGTCGTCTTCGCGATGGGGCCGGCGCCCGCGCCGCTGGCCTCCCGCTAG
- a CDS encoding VCBS repeat-containing protein, with protein sequence MLGTLLAGCGGAGEDALFVRLDPAESGVAFENALAEDASFNILNYLYYYNGGGVAAGDVDGDGRPDLYFTQNEGPNALYLNRTEPGGPVRFEDVTEAAGVGGTSDWDFGVTMADVDGDGRLDLYVSALGAYQGQRGRNELFLNEGPGPDGVPRFREAAAEVGLDFEGFGTQATFFDYDRDGDLDAYLLNHAVHTDRTYERPEETRLRDERSGDRLYRNDSEAGQLPRFTEVTEEAGITSGISGYGLSVVASDLDGDGWPDLYVGNDFHENDFVYLNNGDGTFREVSQTALAHSSRFSMGADAADVDNDGDADLVVLDMMPRDEAIRQTSAGDDSYDIDAFKRQIGYGPQVARNSLQINRGPGPDGTPRFSDVATLSGIEATDWSWAALLADLDLDGHRDLFVTNGIWRRPNDLDYINYISDAQIQQNLEQGMTEENLALLEQMPQVAVPNEAFRGVGGFRFEEAPEWGLGDEGFSNGAATADLDGDGDLDLVVNNVNAPASIYLNRAAERGATALQISLEGEAPNTFGTGAHVTVWTDSLRQTAEAQPTRGFLSSVDPRLVVGLGGAAQAERVQVTWPDGAVQTLTDVPAGPLTLRQADAGPPSEAPTTTEEPALFTDVSAALAPDWRHEENTFIDFNRERLMPHMLSRLGPALAVGDVDGDGLDDLFVGGARVQANVLFRQTASGFAPASVPLWDEDAERETEAVAAVFFDANGDGALDLYVGTAGNEFRGDADPIRDRLYLGDGAGGFEAAPAGSLPDLFVHVGDVAAADWDGDGDTDLFVGGRVVPREYGNPARSALLENDGRGRFRDATADLGPDLAEVGMVARAAFADLDGDGRPDLALAGEWMAPTVFRNTGAGFERAETGMDDATGWWTALDVADFDGDGDLDLALGNLGLNSRVRASAEHPARLWLSDFDGNDALDGILTSYRDGADYPLSTVGVLRQQFPEFKQRFTSFAAFGARTVPDLFGDRADDAVQRTATTFASAVALNDGAGRFTLRPLPDWAQVEPVYAIACDDVDGDGVLDLVLGGGLLGVRPDRGRYDAGHGLVLRGDGSGAFEPVELNRGLVLDGEVRALRFLDAADGSRLLVSAPSDGPLQILRLGPEAERVAAR encoded by the coding sequence GTGCTCGGGACGCTTCTCGCCGGGTGCGGGGGCGCGGGCGAAGACGCGCTGTTCGTCCGCCTCGACCCGGCCGAGAGCGGGGTCGCGTTCGAGAACGCGCTCGCCGAGGACGCCTCGTTCAACATCCTCAACTACCTCTACTACTACAACGGCGGCGGCGTGGCCGCGGGCGACGTGGACGGCGACGGCCGGCCGGACCTCTACTTCACCCAGAACGAGGGGCCGAACGCGCTCTATCTCAACCGGACTGAGCCCGGCGGACCGGTCCGGTTCGAGGACGTGACCGAGGCGGCCGGGGTCGGGGGCACGAGCGACTGGGACTTCGGCGTGACGATGGCCGACGTCGACGGCGACGGCCGGCTCGACCTCTACGTCTCGGCGCTCGGCGCCTACCAGGGCCAGCGCGGCCGGAACGAGCTCTTCCTGAACGAGGGACCGGGTCCCGACGGCGTCCCGCGGTTCCGCGAGGCCGCGGCCGAGGTCGGGCTCGACTTCGAGGGGTTCGGCACGCAGGCGACGTTCTTCGACTACGACCGCGACGGCGACCTCGATGCCTACCTCCTCAACCACGCCGTCCACACCGACCGGACGTACGAACGGCCCGAGGAGACGCGCCTCCGCGACGAGCGCTCCGGCGACCGGCTCTACCGCAACGACTCGGAGGCGGGCCAGCTCCCGCGCTTCACCGAGGTCACCGAGGAGGCCGGCATCACGAGCGGCATCTCGGGCTACGGGCTCTCGGTCGTCGCCAGCGACCTCGACGGCGACGGGTGGCCCGACCTCTACGTCGGCAACGACTTCCACGAGAACGATTTCGTGTACCTCAACAACGGCGACGGCACGTTCCGCGAGGTCTCGCAGACGGCGCTCGCCCACTCGTCTCGCTTCTCGATGGGCGCCGACGCCGCCGACGTCGACAACGACGGCGACGCCGACCTCGTCGTCCTCGACATGATGCCGCGCGACGAGGCGATCCGCCAGACGTCGGCCGGGGATGACTCGTACGACATCGACGCGTTCAAGCGGCAGATCGGCTACGGGCCGCAGGTCGCGCGGAACTCGCTCCAGATCAACCGCGGGCCCGGCCCCGACGGCACGCCGCGGTTCTCGGACGTCGCCACCCTCTCGGGGATCGAGGCCACCGACTGGAGCTGGGCCGCGCTCCTCGCGGACCTCGACCTCGACGGCCACCGCGACCTGTTCGTGACGAACGGCATCTGGCGCCGGCCGAACGACCTCGACTACATCAACTACATCTCCGACGCCCAGATCCAGCAGAACCTGGAGCAGGGGATGACGGAGGAGAACCTCGCGCTCCTCGAGCAGATGCCGCAGGTGGCCGTCCCGAATGAGGCGTTCCGCGGCGTCGGCGGGTTCCGGTTCGAGGAAGCGCCCGAGTGGGGGCTCGGCGACGAGGGCTTTTCGAACGGCGCCGCGACCGCCGACCTCGACGGCGACGGCGACCTCGACCTCGTCGTCAACAACGTCAACGCGCCGGCCTCGATCTACCTCAACCGGGCCGCCGAGCGCGGCGCGACGGCGCTCCAGATCTCGCTCGAGGGGGAGGCGCCGAACACGTTCGGGACGGGCGCGCACGTCACCGTGTGGACGGACAGCCTCCGCCAGACCGCCGAGGCCCAGCCGACGCGCGGCTTTCTGTCGTCCGTCGATCCGCGGCTGGTGGTCGGCCTCGGCGGTGCCGCGCAGGCGGAGCGCGTGCAGGTGACGTGGCCCGACGGCGCGGTGCAGACGCTGACCGACGTGCCGGCCGGCCCGCTCACGCTCCGCCAGGCCGACGCCGGCCCGCCAAGCGAGGCGCCGACGACGACGGAGGAGCCGGCGCTCTTCACCGACGTGAGCGCCGCGCTCGCGCCCGACTGGCGGCACGAGGAGAACACCTTCATCGACTTCAACCGCGAGCGGCTGATGCCTCACATGCTGTCGCGGCTCGGCCCCGCCCTCGCCGTCGGCGACGTGGACGGCGACGGGCTCGACGACCTGTTCGTGGGCGGCGCGCGCGTGCAGGCGAACGTCCTGTTCCGCCAGACCGCGAGCGGCTTCGCGCCGGCCTCGGTGCCGCTGTGGGACGAGGACGCCGAGCGCGAGACCGAGGCGGTCGCGGCCGTCTTCTTCGACGCGAACGGCGACGGCGCGCTCGACCTCTACGTCGGCACCGCCGGCAACGAGTTCCGCGGCGACGCCGACCCGATCCGCGACCGGCTCTACCTCGGCGACGGCGCGGGCGGGTTCGAGGCCGCGCCGGCCGGCAGCCTGCCCGATCTCTTCGTTCACGTCGGCGACGTGGCCGCGGCCGACTGGGACGGCGACGGCGACACCGACCTGTTCGTCGGCGGGCGCGTGGTGCCGCGTGAGTACGGCAACCCGGCGCGGAGCGCGCTCCTCGAGAACGACGGCCGCGGCCGGTTCCGCGACGCCACCGCCGACCTCGGCCCGGACCTCGCCGAGGTGGGCATGGTCGCGCGCGCCGCCTTCGCCGACCTCGACGGCGACGGCCGCCCCGACCTCGCGCTCGCGGGCGAATGGATGGCGCCGACCGTGTTCCGCAACACGGGCGCCGGCTTCGAGCGCGCCGAGACGGGCATGGACGACGCGACCGGCTGGTGGACCGCCCTCGACGTGGCGGATTTCGACGGCGACGGCGACCTCGACCTCGCGCTCGGCAACCTCGGTCTGAACTCGCGGGTCCGCGCCAGCGCCGAGCACCCGGCGCGGCTCTGGCTGAGCGACTTCGACGGCAACGACGCGCTCGACGGCATCCTCACCTCGTACCGCGACGGCGCCGACTACCCGCTCTCGACCGTCGGCGTGCTGCGGCAGCAGTTCCCGGAGTTCAAGCAGCGGTTCACGAGCTTCGCCGCTTTCGGCGCGCGGACGGTCCCCGACCTCTTCGGCGACCGCGCCGACGACGCCGTCCAGCGCACGGCGACGACGTTCGCGAGCGCCGTCGCGCTCAACGACGGCGCCGGCCGCTTCACGCTCCGCCCGCTCCCCGATTGGGCGCAGGTCGAGCCCGTCTATGCCATCGCCTGCGACGACGTCGACGGCGACGGCGTGCTCGACCTCGTGCTCGGCGGCGGCCTCCTCGGCGTCCGCCCAGACCGCGGGCGCTACGACGCCGGCCACGGGCTCGTTCTCCGCGGCGACGGGAGCGGTGCGTTCGAGCCCGTCGAGCTGAACCGCGGGCTCGTGCTCGACGGCGAGGTCCGCGCCCTCCGTTTTCTGGATGCCGCCGACGGGTCGCGCCTGCTGGTGTCGGCGCCGAGCGACGGCCCACTCCAGATCCTCCGCCTCGGGCCCGAGGCGGAGCGGGTGGCGGCCCGCTAG